One segment of Gordonia terrae DNA contains the following:
- a CDS encoding amidohydrolase codes for MSAAGAGFAAAGDPIDSWLAEHGTDLIAWRREIHAHPELSRQEVRTTELVMSELTAAGLDPRRLPLGTGVVCDLGPAGEPRIALRADMDALPVTEHTGLPFTSSVEGASHSCGHDAHTAILIGVAKLLAAAEPLPVGVRLIFQAAEEVMPGGALDAIEAGVTSGLGRIFALHCDPRLPVGTVGLRSGPLTSAADHIDLQLHSAGGHTSRPHLTGDLIYAMGTVITGLPGVLSRRVDPRSGTVMVWGAANAGSAANAIPQEGRMRGTVRTGDHTTWAELEPLVRSVVGELLAPLGVRYDLSYFRGVPPVVNDEIAVAMFERSVAAIGPRAIADTPQSPGGEDFSWYLEQVPGAMARLGVWDGFGPQVDLHAPNFDLDERALAIGVRALAGIVLNATSAAG; via the coding sequence ATGTCGGCCGCGGGAGCGGGTTTCGCCGCGGCGGGCGATCCCATCGACTCGTGGCTCGCCGAGCACGGCACCGACCTCATCGCGTGGCGCCGCGAGATCCACGCGCATCCGGAGTTGTCCCGGCAGGAGGTGCGCACCACCGAGTTGGTGATGAGCGAACTCACCGCCGCCGGGCTCGACCCGCGTCGACTCCCGTTGGGTACCGGCGTCGTGTGCGACCTGGGACCCGCCGGTGAGCCTCGGATCGCCCTGCGCGCGGACATGGATGCTCTGCCGGTCACCGAACACACCGGACTGCCGTTCACCTCGTCGGTGGAGGGCGCGTCGCATTCGTGCGGGCACGATGCGCACACGGCCATCCTGATCGGCGTCGCGAAACTGCTCGCCGCGGCCGAACCGCTGCCCGTCGGTGTCCGGTTGATCTTCCAGGCGGCCGAGGAGGTCATGCCCGGTGGCGCCCTCGACGCCATCGAGGCCGGGGTCACCAGCGGTCTCGGTCGCATCTTCGCCCTTCACTGCGATCCGCGACTACCGGTGGGCACGGTCGGGCTGCGGTCCGGCCCGTTGACCTCTGCGGCGGACCACATCGATCTGCAACTGCATTCCGCAGGCGGGCACACGTCACGCCCACATCTGACCGGGGACCTGATCTACGCGATGGGCACCGTGATCACCGGACTGCCCGGGGTGCTGTCGCGTCGCGTGGACCCGCGGTCGGGGACGGTGATGGTGTGGGGTGCGGCCAACGCAGGCAGTGCTGCCAACGCGATCCCGCAGGAGGGACGCATGCGCGGGACGGTCCGCACCGGTGACCACACCACCTGGGCCGAACTCGAACCGCTGGTTCGCAGCGTCGTCGGTGAACTCCTGGCACCGCTCGGGGTCCGCTACGACCTCTCGTACTTCCGTGGCGTGCCGCCGGTCGTCAACGACGAGATCGCGGTCGCGATGTTCGAGCGGTCGGTCGCCGCGATCGGGCCCAGGGCCATCGCGGACACGCCGCAGTCGCCCGGTGGGGAGGACTTCTCCTGGTATCTCGAACAGGTGCCCGGAGCGATGGCCCGCCTGGGCGTGTGGGACGGGTTCGGCCCGCAGGTCGATCTGCATGCGCCGAACTTCGACCTCGACGAGCGCGCCCTCGCGATCGGCGTCCGTGCACTCGCCGGGATCGTGCTGAACGCGACGAGCGCGGCCGGTTAG
- a CDS encoding gamma-glutamylcyclotransferase has product MPIYAAYGSNMHPEQMAERAPHSPMSGTGWLRGWRLTFGGGDIGWEGSLATVTEDRDDPDARVFVVLYDVTTEDEDLLDRWEGSELGIHRKIRARVDTADGPVLAWLYVLDAFEGGLPSARYLGVMAEAAEIAGAPAEYVQDLRLRESRNVGPGPGPAE; this is encoded by the coding sequence GTGCCCATCTATGCCGCCTACGGATCCAACATGCATCCCGAGCAGATGGCCGAGCGCGCGCCGCACTCGCCGATGTCGGGCACCGGATGGCTTCGGGGCTGGCGTCTGACCTTCGGGGGCGGCGACATCGGCTGGGAGGGGTCGCTGGCCACGGTGACCGAGGACCGCGACGATCCCGACGCGCGGGTGTTCGTGGTTCTCTACGACGTCACCACCGAGGACGAGGACCTCCTCGACCGGTGGGAGGGCTCCGAACTCGGCATCCACCGCAAGATCCGGGCCCGCGTCGACACGGCGGACGGCCCGGTCCTCGCCTGGCTCTACGTCCTCGACGCATTCGAGGGCGGACTTCCCTCGGCGCGCTATCTGGGCGTCATGGCCGAGGCGGCCGAGATCGCGGGTGCACCCGCCGAGTACGTGCAGGATCTGCGACTGCGCGAGTCGCGAAACGTCGGTCCCGGCCCGGGTCCCGCGGAGTAG
- a CDS encoding NAD(P)H-quinone dehydrogenase translates to MTRIVIIGGGPAGYEAALAAAAYGADITVIDSDGIGGACVLWDCVPSKTFIASTGIRTEVRRAVDLGINIKTDDTSVTLPQIHQRVRDLAFAQSADIRSRLISEGVKLVAGSAVLDERQVGVSTHSVVATLADGTTERYDGDVVLLATGASPRVLDDARPDGERILTWRQLYDLEELPEHLIVIGSGVTGAEFVHAYTELGVKVTLVSSRDRVLPHEDEDAALVLEDALAERGVELVKHARADKVERHGDSVTAHLADGSTVTGSHVLMTVGSVPNTTDLGLDRAGVAVGKGGYIEVDRVSRTSVAGIYAAGDCTGLFPLASVAAMQGRIAMYHALGEGVSPIKLKTVASAIFTRPEIATVGVSQNAIDTGEYPARTVMLPLATNPRAKMSGLRRGFVKIFCRPATGVVIGGVVVAPNASELILPIALAVQNKLTVGDLAQTFSVYPSLTGSITEAARQLVRHDDLD, encoded by the coding sequence GTGACCAGGATCGTCATCATCGGCGGTGGACCCGCGGGTTACGAGGCGGCGCTCGCGGCGGCCGCCTACGGCGCCGACATCACGGTGATCGATTCGGACGGGATCGGCGGTGCCTGCGTGTTGTGGGACTGCGTGCCGTCCAAGACCTTCATCGCGTCCACCGGCATCCGCACCGAGGTCCGGCGAGCTGTCGACCTGGGAATCAACATCAAGACCGACGACACCTCGGTCACGCTCCCGCAGATCCACCAGCGGGTCCGCGACCTCGCGTTCGCGCAGTCCGCGGACATCCGCTCACGGCTCATCAGCGAGGGAGTCAAGCTCGTCGCCGGTAGTGCGGTGCTCGACGAACGGCAGGTCGGCGTCTCGACACACAGCGTCGTCGCGACGCTGGCCGACGGGACCACCGAACGCTACGACGGCGACGTGGTGTTGTTGGCGACGGGAGCGTCGCCGCGCGTCCTGGACGACGCCCGGCCCGATGGCGAGCGCATCCTCACCTGGCGTCAGCTCTACGACCTCGAGGAACTGCCCGAACACCTCATCGTGATCGGCTCGGGCGTCACCGGCGCCGAGTTCGTCCACGCCTACACCGAACTGGGCGTGAAGGTGACGCTGGTGTCCAGCCGCGACCGGGTGCTCCCGCACGAGGACGAGGATGCGGCCCTGGTCCTCGAGGACGCGCTCGCCGAGCGTGGCGTCGAACTGGTCAAGCACGCCCGCGCCGACAAGGTCGAGCGCCACGGCGACTCGGTCACCGCGCACCTGGCCGACGGGTCGACCGTCACCGGCAGTCACGTGCTGATGACCGTCGGTTCGGTCCCGAACACCACCGACCTGGGGCTCGACCGCGCCGGCGTCGCCGTCGGCAAGGGCGGCTACATCGAGGTCGACCGGGTGTCCCGCACATCGGTCGCCGGGATCTATGCGGCGGGTGACTGCACCGGTCTGTTCCCGCTCGCCTCGGTGGCGGCCATGCAGGGCCGCATCGCGATGTATCACGCCCTCGGCGAGGGCGTGAGCCCGATCAAGCTGAAAACCGTTGCCTCCGCGATCTTCACACGCCCGGAGATCGCGACGGTGGGGGTGTCGCAGAACGCGATCGACACCGGCGAGTACCCGGCCCGCACCGTGATGCTGCCGTTGGCCACCAACCCGCGCGCCAAGATGAGCGGTCTTCGGCGGGGCTTCGTGAAGATCTTCTGCCGGCCGGCCACCGGCGTGGTCATCGGCGGCGTCGTGGTGGCACCGAATGCCTCCGAACTGATCCTGCCCATCGCCCTCGCGGTGCAGAACAAGCTCACGGTCGGCGACCTCGCGCAGACCTTCTCGGTGTACCCGTCGCTGACCGGGTCGATCACCGAGGCCGCGCGCCAGCTGGTCCGCCACGACGACTTGGACTGA
- the glpK gene encoding glycerol kinase GlpK — protein sequence MAAIDQGTTSTRAMIFDHKGRVVGVEQLEHEQIFPRAGRVEHDAAEIWRNTRRVGAAALASAELTAKDIVACGLTNQRETTVIWERDTGKPVHNAIVWQDTRTDDLCTELAGDVGKDRFRDRTGLPLSTYFAGPKARWLLDSVDGLRERAENGELCFGTMDSWMAWNMTGGVDGGRHVTDVTNASRTMLMDLRTQTWDADICAEMGIPMAMLPEIRSSSGDFGALRGNGPLPGVPLAGILGDQQAATFGQACLEPGEAKNTYGTGNFLLLNTGTEPVFSEHGLLTTVCYRIGEQPARYALEGSIAVTGSLIQWLRDNLGLFSQASEVEKLAGGVDDNGGVYFVPAFSGLFAPRWRPDARGVIVGLTRFADKGHIARAALEASAFQTREVIEAMQADSGVELSTLKVDGGMVVNELLMQFQADILDVPVVRPVVNETTALGAAYAAGLAVGFWESEDDIRANWAEDKRWEPGMDADERDRLYAGWNRAVEHSFGLT from the coding sequence GTGGCGGCGATCGACCAGGGCACCACCTCGACCCGGGCGATGATCTTCGATCACAAGGGTCGCGTCGTCGGCGTCGAGCAGCTCGAACACGAACAGATCTTCCCGCGCGCGGGCCGGGTCGAGCACGACGCCGCCGAGATCTGGCGTAACACCCGGCGCGTCGGCGCCGCCGCCCTCGCGTCGGCCGAACTGACCGCGAAGGACATCGTCGCCTGCGGCCTCACCAATCAGCGCGAGACCACCGTGATCTGGGAGCGCGACACCGGCAAGCCGGTGCACAACGCCATCGTGTGGCAGGACACGCGAACCGATGATCTGTGCACCGAGCTGGCCGGAGATGTCGGCAAGGACCGGTTCCGCGATCGCACCGGCCTGCCGTTGTCGACCTACTTCGCCGGCCCGAAGGCCCGCTGGCTCCTCGACTCCGTCGACGGCCTCCGCGAACGCGCCGAGAACGGTGAATTGTGTTTCGGCACAATGGACTCCTGGATGGCCTGGAACATGACCGGCGGGGTGGACGGCGGCCGGCACGTCACGGATGTCACCAACGCCTCGCGCACCATGTTGATGGACCTGCGGACCCAGACCTGGGACGCCGACATCTGCGCCGAGATGGGCATCCCGATGGCCATGCTGCCCGAGATCAGGAGTTCTTCAGGCGATTTCGGCGCCCTCCGGGGCAACGGCCCCCTCCCCGGGGTACCGCTCGCCGGCATCCTCGGCGACCAACAGGCCGCGACCTTCGGCCAGGCCTGTCTGGAACCCGGCGAGGCCAAGAACACCTACGGGACCGGCAACTTCCTGCTCCTCAACACCGGCACCGAGCCGGTCTTCAGCGAGCACGGACTGCTCACCACCGTCTGCTACCGCATCGGCGAGCAGCCCGCACGATACGCACTCGAGGGCTCGATCGCGGTGACCGGTTCGCTCATCCAGTGGCTGCGCGACAACCTCGGGCTGTTCTCGCAGGCGTCCGAGGTCGAGAAACTGGCCGGCGGGGTCGACGACAACGGCGGCGTCTACTTCGTCCCGGCGTTCTCCGGACTCTTCGCACCGCGCTGGCGCCCCGACGCCCGTGGCGTCATCGTGGGTCTGACCCGGTTCGCCGACAAGGGCCACATCGCGCGGGCGGCGCTGGAGGCCAGCGCTTTCCAGACGCGTGAGGTCATCGAGGCGATGCAGGCCGACTCCGGGGTGGAACTGTCGACGCTGAAGGTCGACGGCGGGATGGTGGTGAACGAACTGCTCATGCAGTTCCAGGCCGACATCCTGGACGTCCCCGTCGTGCGCCCGGTCGTCAACGAGACGACCGCCCTCGGCGCGGCCTATGCGGCCGGGCTGGCGGTGGGCTTCTGGGAGAGCGAGGACGACATCCGCGCCAACTGGGCCGAGGACAAGCGGTGGGAGCCGGGGATGGATGCGGACGAACGCGACCGCCTCTATGCGGGGTGGAACCGGGCGGTCGAGCACAGCTTCGGCCTGACCTGA
- the glpD gene encoding glycerol-3-phosphate dehydrogenase: MNTEFNPDRPADMGPLYRAEAWRRFGEEQFDVVVIGGGVVGVGAALDAATRGLRVALVEARDIASGTSSRSSKMFHGGLRYLEQLEFGLVREALRERELSLRFLAPHLVKPLPFLYPLTQRVWERPYVGAGIFLYDRMGGAKSVPGQRHVTRSGALRVAPALKRNSLIGGIRYYDTVVDDARHSLTVARTAANYGAVIRTSTQVIGFLRESDRVLGVRVRDTENGDVTEIRAHCVINAAGVWTDEVQALSRQRGHFKVRASKGVHIVVPRDRIVSETAIILRTANSVLFVIPWETHWIIGTTDTDWNLDLAHPAATRADIDYILERVNEVLVTKLTHDDIEGVYAGLRPLLAGEDDETSKLSREHAVATVAPGLVSIAGGKYTTYRVMAADAVDACNDFIPTRVAPSITERVPLLGADGYFALINQCEHLGQRFGLHPYRIRRLLNRYGSLIDDVLYYADGDKSLLQPLAAAPQYLRVEVVYAAVDEAALHLEDVLARRTRIAIEYSHRGVDCADEVADLLAPLLGWTTEQRDFEVATYIARVEAEVASQQQPDDDSADALRAAAPEARAEILEPVPVPK, translated from the coding sequence ATGAACACCGAGTTCAACCCGGACCGGCCGGCCGACATGGGGCCCCTCTACCGCGCCGAGGCGTGGCGGAGATTCGGGGAGGAGCAGTTCGACGTCGTGGTCATCGGCGGCGGCGTGGTGGGCGTCGGCGCCGCACTCGACGCGGCGACGCGCGGCCTGCGGGTGGCGCTCGTGGAGGCGCGCGACATCGCCTCGGGCACGTCGAGCCGGTCGTCGAAGATGTTCCACGGTGGGCTCCGTTATCTCGAACAGCTCGAATTCGGGCTCGTGCGTGAGGCTCTGCGCGAACGCGAGTTGTCGCTGCGGTTCCTCGCCCCGCACCTGGTGAAGCCCCTGCCGTTCCTGTATCCGCTCACGCAACGTGTCTGGGAGCGGCCCTATGTCGGAGCCGGCATCTTCCTCTACGACCGGATGGGTGGCGCCAAGTCCGTTCCCGGACAACGGCATGTCACCCGATCGGGCGCGCTGCGCGTGGCGCCGGCGCTCAAACGCAACTCGCTGATCGGCGGGATCCGATACTACGACACGGTCGTCGACGACGCCCGCCACAGCCTCACGGTTGCCCGCACGGCGGCCAACTACGGGGCGGTCATCCGAACCTCCACCCAGGTGATCGGATTCCTGCGCGAGTCCGACCGCGTCCTCGGAGTCCGGGTGCGCGACACCGAGAACGGCGACGTCACCGAGATCCGTGCGCACTGTGTGATCAACGCAGCCGGGGTGTGGACCGACGAGGTGCAGGCGCTGTCCAGACAGCGCGGGCACTTCAAGGTCCGCGCCTCCAAAGGGGTGCACATCGTGGTGCCCCGCGACCGCATCGTCAGCGAGACCGCGATCATCCTCCGCACCGCCAACTCGGTGCTGTTCGTCATCCCGTGGGAGACGCACTGGATCATCGGCACCACCGACACCGACTGGAACCTCGACCTCGCGCATCCGGCCGCCACCCGCGCCGACATCGACTACATCCTCGAACGCGTCAACGAGGTCCTCGTGACCAAGCTGACGCACGACGACATCGAAGGTGTGTACGCGGGACTGCGTCCGTTGCTCGCCGGTGAGGACGACGAGACCTCGAAGCTGTCGCGCGAGCACGCGGTCGCGACCGTTGCACCCGGTCTCGTGTCGATCGCGGGCGGCAAGTACACCACCTACCGGGTGATGGCCGCCGACGCCGTGGACGCCTGCAACGACTTCATCCCCACCCGCGTCGCGCCGTCGATCACCGAACGGGTCCCGCTGCTCGGCGCCGACGGCTACTTCGCGCTCATCAACCAGTGCGAGCACCTGGGGCAGCGTTTCGGCTTGCACCCGTATCGCATTCGGCGGTTGCTCAACCGGTACGGCTCACTGATCGACGACGTGCTCTACTACGCCGACGGTGACAAGAGCCTGCTGCAGCCGCTCGCCGCGGCGCCGCAGTATCTGCGCGTCGAGGTGGTGTATGCGGCGGTCGACGAGGCGGCGCTGCATCTCGAAGACGTGCTCGCCCGCCGCACCCGTATCGCCATCGAGTACTCCCACCGCGGGGTCGACTGCGCCGACGAGGTGGCCGACCTGCTCGCGCCGTTGCTCGGCTGGACCACCGAGCAACGCGACTTCGAGGTCGCGACCTACATCGCGCGGGTGGAGGCCGAGGTGGCCTCCCAGCAGCAGCCCGATGACGACTCCGCCGACGCATTACGCGCCGCGGCGCCCGAGGCGCGCGCCGAGATCCTGGAGCCGGTGCCCGTTCCGAAGTGA
- a CDS encoding pyridoxamine 5'-phosphate oxidase family protein codes for MVDESVRVLTPDEAWKLLGAADFGRLALSVDGQPDIFPVNFHAIDGRILLRSGEGTKLSELAVNSRVAFETDGHTDADGWSVVAKGKARILVSFNEIEAADQLPLRPWIATMKYHYVEITVDSITARRFEFGPEPERYPV; via the coding sequence ATGGTCGACGAATCGGTTCGGGTACTCACCCCCGACGAGGCCTGGAAGCTGTTGGGAGCCGCTGATTTCGGCAGGCTCGCCCTGAGTGTCGACGGTCAACCCGACATCTTCCCGGTGAACTTCCACGCGATCGACGGCCGCATCCTGCTGCGGTCCGGCGAGGGCACCAAATTGTCGGAGCTGGCGGTGAATTCGCGGGTGGCGTTCGAGACCGACGGACACACCGACGCCGACGGCTGGAGCGTGGTCGCCAAGGGGAAGGCGCGGATCCTCGTGTCGTTCAACGAGATCGAGGCGGCCGACCAGCTTCCGCTGCGACCCTGGATCGCAACGATGAAGTACCACTACGTGGAGATCACGGTCGACTCGATCACGGCCCGCCGCTTCGAGTTCGGGCCCGAGCCCGAGCGCTACCCCGTGTGA
- a CDS encoding DNA-formamidopyrimidine glycosylase family protein has translation MPEGDTVFAAAARLRAGLAGRVLESSDLRIPSLATADLSGREVSAVRSVGKHLLIDVADSSPGAGDAVSIHSHLKMEGAWHVHPRGQRWRRPAYQARAVLRTADHEAVGFDLGVLELLADPDAALAYLGPDLLADDFDREEAIRRLAAHPDETIGSALLDQRLIAGIGNVFRSEICFLRRVLPTRPVGEVDLGPVVDLSRRLLWANRMRSARTTTGNTSPNARMWVYGRHGRLCRRCATPVKRGELESPGGERSVYWCPRCQI, from the coding sequence ATGCCTGAGGGCGACACCGTCTTCGCCGCCGCGGCGCGTCTGCGGGCCGGTCTCGCCGGTCGCGTGCTCGAGTCGTCGGACCTCCGCATCCCGTCACTGGCGACCGCGGATCTCTCCGGACGCGAGGTGTCGGCGGTGCGCTCGGTGGGCAAACATCTGCTGATCGACGTCGCCGACAGCAGCCCGGGAGCCGGCGACGCCGTCAGCATCCACTCGCACCTGAAGATGGAGGGGGCCTGGCACGTTCATCCTCGCGGGCAACGGTGGCGGCGGCCCGCCTATCAAGCGCGTGCGGTCCTGCGAACTGCCGACCACGAGGCCGTGGGTTTCGACCTGGGGGTCCTCGAACTCCTCGCCGACCCGGACGCGGCGCTCGCCTACCTCGGTCCCGACCTGCTCGCCGACGACTTCGATCGTGAGGAGGCGATCCGGCGACTCGCCGCGCACCCCGACGAGACCATCGGGTCGGCACTCCTCGATCAACGCCTCATCGCGGGGATCGGCAACGTCTTCCGCAGTGAGATCTGCTTCCTCCGCCGTGTCCTCCCCACCCGGCCGGTGGGCGAGGTGGATCTCGGCCCGGTGGTCGATCTCAGCCGGCGTCTCCTATGGGCCAACCGGATGCGCTCGGCGCGCACCACCACGGGCAACACCTCACCCAACGCGCGGATGTGGGTGTACGGACGTCACGGTCGGTTGTGCCGGCGCTGTGCGACCCCGGTGAAGCGCGGCGAACTCGAATCCCCCGGCGGGGAGCGCTCGGTCTACTGGTGTCCCCGGTGTCAGATCTGA